In the Gossypium raimondii isolate GPD5lz chromosome 9, ASM2569854v1, whole genome shotgun sequence genome, one interval contains:
- the LOC105800631 gene encoding uncharacterized protein LOC105800631 isoform X2, which yields MKIAVIGGGISGLISAYVLVKAGVNVVLYEKEGDLGGHANTVTFHDVDSDLGFMVFNRVTYPNMMELFERLGVDMEPSDMSFSVSLNHGNGIEWGSRNGISSLFVQKRNLFNPYFWQMIREIIKFKNDVISYLKVLENNPDFDRNETLGQFVDSRGYSELFLKAYLVPICGLIWSSPTERIMEFSAFSILSFCQNHHLLQLFGRPQWMTVRWRSRQYVNKIREELENRGCIIRTGCEVHSVLSDDEGCTVLCGDESQESFQGCILAIHAPDALRLLGSQVTYDELRVLGAFQYVYSDIFLHHDTTFMPKNPAAWSAWNFLGSTDKKVCLTYWLNVLQNLGETSLPFLVTLNPDYTPRHTLFKWRTGHPVPSIAATKASLELDQIQGKRGIWFCGAYQGYGFHEDGLKAGMSAANGVLGKSYSVLSNPKQMVPSLMETGARSFVTRFLSHFISTGCVILLEEGGTMFTFEGTSKKCNLKTVIRVHYPHFYWKVMTEADLGLADAYINGDFTFVDKNDGLLNLIMILIANRDLISSNSKLSKKRGWWTPLLFTAGLTSAKYFFKHVLRQNTLTQACRNISRHYDLSNDLYALFLDETMTYSCAVFKSEDEALKDAQQRKISLLIEKARIDGNHEILEIGCGWGSLAIEVVKRTGCKYTGITLSKEQLKFAEMRVKEAGLQDNITFQLCDYRQLPSTYKYDRIISCEMIEAVGHEYMDEFFGCCESVLAEDGLFVLQFISIPEERYNGYRRSSDFIKEYIFPGGCLPSFTRITSAMSATSRLCVEHVENIGLHYYQTLRYWRRNFLENQSKIMSLGFNEKFIRTWEYYFDYCAAGFKSNTLGNYQVVFSRPGNVAALGNPYKRPPSVP from the exons atgaaaatagcaGTGATTGGAGGAGGGATTAGTGGGTTGATATCAGCCTATGTTCTTGTCAAAGCTGGTGTTAATGTGGTGCTTTATGAGAAAGAAGGTGATTTGGGTGGCCATGCCAATACTGTTACCTTCCATGATGTTGATTCGGACCTTGGTTTCATGGTCTTTAATcgg GTAACATATCCAAATATGATGGAATTGTTTGAGAGACTTGGAGTTGACATGGAACCATCTGATATGTCATTCTCAGTGAGCTTAAATCATGGCAATGGCATTGAATGGGGCAGCCGTAATGGCATTTCCAGCTTGTTTGTACAGAAAAGGAACCTCTTTAATCCTTACTTTTGGCAAATGATTAGAGAAATTATCAAGTTCAAGAATGATGTTATTAG TTATCTCAAAGTTCTTGAAAACAACCCGGATTTCGACCGCAATGAAACGTTGGGACAGTTTGTTGACTCGCGGGGTTActccgaattgtttctaaaggcTTATCTG GTACCAATATGTGGTTTGATATGGTCTAGTCCTACTGAAAGAATTATGGAATTTTCTGCTTTTTCAATTCTTTCGTTTTGTCAAAACCATCATTTACTTCAG CTTTTTGGACGGCCACAGTGGATGACTGTCAGATGGCGTTCGCGCCAATACGTAAATAAG ATCAGAGAAGAGCTGGAGAACAGAGGCTGTATAATAAGAACTGGGTGTGAAGTGCATTCAGTTTTGAGTGATGATGAAG GTTGCACCGTATTATGCGGAGATGAGTCTCAAGAATCATTTCAAGGTTGCATACTGGCTATTCATGCACCAGATGCTTTGAGGTTGTTAGGGAGCCAAGTAACATATGATGAATTGAGAGTACTTGGTGCTTTCCAATATGTCTATAG TGATATTTTTCTTCATCATGACACAACTTTCATGCCGAAAAATCCTGCAGCATGGAGTGCATGGAATTTTCTTGGAAGTACTGACAAGAAAGTATGCTTAACATACTGGCTTAATGTGCTTCAG AATCTTGGAGAGACAAGCCTACCGTTTCTTGTAACGCTCAATCCAGATTATACTCCACGACACACTTTGTTTAAGTGGAGAACAGGCCATCCAGTACCATCTATTGCTGCAACAAAAGCTTCACTTGAGCTTGATCAGATTCAAGGGAAGAGAGGGATTTGGTTCTGTGGAGCATACCAGG GCTATGGCTTTCATGAAGATGGATTAAAG GCCGGGATGTCTGCTGCAAATGGTGTGCTGGGAAAAAGTTATTCTGTTCTGAGCAATCCAAAACAAATGGTACCCTCTCTGATGGAAACAGGGGCTCGCTCTTTTGTTACTCGATTCCTCAGTCATTTCATATCAACCGGCTGTGTGAT CTTGTTGGAGGAAGGTGGCACAATGTTTACCTTTGAGGGAACTAGCAAAAAGTGTAATCTAAAAACTGTTATTAGAGTTCACTATCCACATTTTTATTGGAAG GTTATGACAGAGGCAGATTTAGGCCTTGCAGATGCATATATCAATGGAGACTTTACTTTTGTTGATAAAAATGATGGTCTTTTAAATCTCATCATG ATTCTCATTGCCAATAGAGATTTGATTTCTTCCAACTCAAAACTGAGTAAGAAGAG GGGTTGGTGGACGCCATTGTTGTTTACAGCAGGTTTAACATCGGCAAAGTATTTCTTCAAGCATGTCTTACGACAAAATACTCTAACACAAGCTTGTAGGAACATTTCTCGTCATTACGACCTG AGTAATGACCTATATGCTCTATTCTTGGATGAAACAATGACATATTCATGTGCAGTGTTTAAG TCTGAAGATGAAGCTTTGAAGGATGCACAACAGAGAAAGATATCTCTTCTGATTGAAAAA GCAAGAATTGATGGTAACCATGAAATTCTTGAGATTGGATGTGGTTGGGGAAGCTTAGCCATTGAGGTTGTCAAACGAACCGGATGTAAATATACTGGTATTACTCTATCCAAGGAGCAACTAAAATTTGCAGAGATGAGAGTTAAGGAAGCTGGACTTCAG gataatataacatttcaacTCTGTGACTATCGACAACTACCTAGCACCTACAAGTATGACAGAATTATATCTTG TGAGATGATAGAAGCTGTTGGCCATGAATACATGGATGAATTCTTTGGTTGCTGTGAATCAGTTTTGGCAGAAGATGGACTTTTTGTTTTACAA TTCATATCAATACCGGAAGAACGCTACAATGGGTACCGACGGAGCTCGGATTTCATCAAGGAATACATCTTCCCTGGTGGATGCTTACCATCATTCACTAGGATAACATCAGCCATGAGTGCTACTTCAAGACTATG TGTGGAGCATGTTGAAAACATAGGGCTTCATTACTACCAAACACTTAGATATTGGAGAAGGAACTTCTTGGAAAATCAAAG CAAAATCATGTCATTGGGATTCAACGAGAAGTTCATCCGAACATGggaatattattttgattattgtgCAGCTGGTTTCAAGTCAAATACACTTGGAAATTACCAg GTTGTATTTTCTCGCCCTGGAAATGTTGCTGCACTTGGCAATCCATACAAAAGGCCCCCTTCAGTACCTTAA
- the LOC105800627 gene encoding uncharacterized protein LOC105800627, whose protein sequence is MDGMLVTDRKDEQGNDDSLQNGDLSVGENGMNNSELKLKKLARKVNPWHALMLNVKRLQGRKNLIKDLLQRSIFDISHKIPRHVVTLDERYLRRCLELIHINAAKAARCNISVNLSSLNMGVLSDGLNSTKIRDEDTCDFDRFVFDCPLAVETGSVVLGPADPWVVGSIMGSNSMANILKSPLLQKLGVSNVDSSLMDIKGSKISSDFTNSLGGFMNYSSNKLGSETPVLDTRNGSETVQKRLVSVSSSNSSCSDQSFSSNSTTISQGMLQCTWKGGILYFVFSLDNQRVVYVANLLKDGSARNRGLGYTYLFRSSKGGHKEHGINDNDLHLVGKMKVSTSFTIGPLDSKVMETEFVLFDGNQTFNLEPQTSSHNHGKNKGISKKVAEVFKNTHLSKQRTISRYRRSISLIEDSSSDPINNSDALDRLNLLDEQLPPNFESLAIITRDHFPENPHSEVGGWGLKFLKKTGVKQKIDPSDCYTGDCSTSMDIIVPAGIHGGPRIQNGGPSSLIERWRSGGHCDCGGWDLGCPVKVLQARSSKKDGIPPTEIFEACKLFDFFIQGSEHGSPTLSISNVHDGLYFIHFQPSLSALQSFSIAVAYIHTRSPTLRPKNVQRSK, encoded by the exons ATGGACGGCATGCTTGTGACTGACCGGAAAGATGAACAGGGGAATGACGATTCGTTGCAAAACGGGGATTTATCAGTAGGAGAGAATGGAATGAATAATTCCGAGTTGAAATTGAAGAAGCTGGCAAGAAAGGTAAATCCATGGCATGCcttgatgttaaatgttaaaagatTACAAGGTCGGAAAAATCTTATAAAGGATTTGTTGCAACGGAGTATTTTCGACATAAGTCATAAGATCCCAAGGCATGTGGTTACTCTAGACGAGAGATATCTTCGTCGTTGCCTGGAATTGATTCATATCAATGCGGCAAAAGCAGCTCGGTGCAACATCTCAGTCAACTTGAGCTCTTTGAACATGGGTGTTTTGTCTGATGGATTGAATTCAACTAAAATCCGGGATGAAGATACATGTGATTTCGACAGGTTTGTTTTTGACTGTCCATTGGCAGTTGAGACTGGTAGTGTTGTCCTTGGTCCGGCTGATCCATGGGTTGTAGGTTCGATAATGGGCAGCAACAGTATGGCAAATATATTGAAGAGCCCATTGTTACAGAAATTGGGTGTATCGAACGTTGATTCGAGTTTAATGGATATTAAAGGATCAAAGATAAGTTCTGATTTCACAAACTCCCTTGGTGGTTTCATGAATTATTCCTCGAATAAGCTCGGAAGTGAAACACCTGTATTGGATACTCGTAATGGATCAGAAACAGTGCAGAAAAGGCTTGTTTCCGTGTCAAGTTCAAACTCATCGTGCTCTGATCAATCCTTTTCTTCTAATTCGACAACGATTTCGCAGGGAATGCTTCAATGCACGTGGAAGGGTGGGATTCTGTATTTTGTTTTCTCCCTTGATAATCAGAGGGTGGTATATGTAGCCAATTTGTTGAAGGACGGATCGGCTCGGAATAGAGGTCTGGGATATACATACTTGTTCCGGTCTAGCAAGGGTGGTCATAAGGAACATGGGATTAATGATAATGACTTACATCTTGTTGGTAAGATGAAGGTATCTACTTCTTTCACAATTGGCCCCCTAGATTCTAAAGTCATGGAAACGGAGTTTGTTTTGTTTGATGGTAATCAAACTTTTAACCTGGAACCACAAACTTCAAGCCATAACCACGGGAAGAATAAGGGTATATCGAAAAAAGTGGCGGAAGTATTCAAGAACACTCACTTATCCAAACAGAGAACAATATCGAGATACCGTCGGTCAATTTCCTTAATCGAAGATTCTTCTTCAGATCCCATCAATAATTCCGATGCACTAGACCGCTTGAATCTGTTAGATGAACAACTTCCACCAAATTTTGAATCCCTCGCTATTATCACAAGGGACCATTTCCCCGAAAATCCTCACTCGGAAGTTGGAGGTTGGGGCTTAAAGTTTCTCAAGAAAACAGGGGTTAAGCAAAAGATTGACCCTTCAGATTGCTATACCGGTGATTGCTCAACGAGTATGGATATTATAGTGCCAGCGGGTATTCACGGTGGTCCGAGAATCCAAAATGGTGGCCCATCGAGTCTTATCGAAAGATGGAGATCCGGTGGACATTGCGACTGTGGTGGCTGGGACTTGGGTTGTCCGGTGAAGGTACTTCAAGccagatcaagcaaaaaggacgGCATACCTCCAACCGAAATATTCGAGGCATGcaagttatttgattttttcattCAG GGTTCCGAGCATGGTTCTCCAACGTTGAGCATATCAAATGTTCACGATGgtctgtatttcattcattttcaacCATCGCTCTCAGCTCTACAGTCCTTCTCGATTGCAGTGGCGTACATCCATACCCGAAGCCCCACTCTCCGACCGAAAAATGTACAGCGGTCCAAGTAA
- the LOC105800631 gene encoding uncharacterized protein LOC105800631 isoform X1, producing MMELFERLGVDMEPSDMSFSVSLNHGNGIEWGSRNGISSLFVQKRNLFNPYFWQMIREIIKFKNDVISYLKVLENNPDFDRNETLGQFVDSRGYSELFLKAYLVPICGLIWSSPTERIMEFSAFSILSFCQNHHLLQLFGRPQWMTVRWRSRQYVNKIREELENRGCIIRTGCEVHSVLSDDEGCTVLCGDESQESFQGCILAIHAPDALRLLGSQVTYDELRVLGAFQYVYSDIFLHHDTTFMPKNPAAWSAWNFLGSTDKKVCLTYWLNVLQNLGETSLPFLVTLNPDYTPRHTLFKWRTGHPVPSIAATKASLELDQIQGKRGIWFCGAYQGYGFHEDGLKAGMSAANGVLGKSYSVLSNPKQMVPSLMETGARSFVTRFLSHFISTGCVILLEEGGTMFTFEGTSKKCNLKTVIRVHYPHFYWKVMTEADLGLADAYINGDFTFVDKNDGLLNLIMILIANRDLISSNSKLSKKRGWWTPLLFTAGLTSAKYFFKHVLRQNTLTQACRNISRHYDLSNDLYALFLDETMTYSCAVFKSEDEALKDAQQRKISLLIEKARIDGNHEILEIGCGWGSLAIEVVKRTGCKYTGITLSKEQLKFAEMRVKEAGLQDNITFQLCDYRQLPSTYKYDRIISCEMIEAVGHEYMDEFFGCCESVLAEDGLFVLQFISIPEERYNGYRRSSDFIKEYIFPGGCLPSFTRITSAMSATSRLCVEHVENIGLHYYQTLRYWRRNFLENQSKIMSLGFNEKFIRTWEYYFDYCAAGFKSNTLGNYQVVFSRPGNVAALGNPYKRPPSVP from the exons ATGATGGAATTGTTTGAGAGACTTGGAGTTGACATGGAACCATCTGATATGTCATTCTCAGTGAGCTTAAATCATGGCAATGGCATTGAATGGGGCAGCCGTAATGGCATTTCCAGCTTGTTTGTACAGAAAAGGAACCTCTTTAATCCTTACTTTTGGCAAATGATTAGAGAAATTATCAAGTTCAAGAATGATGTTATTAG TTATCTCAAAGTTCTTGAAAACAACCCGGATTTCGACCGCAATGAAACGTTGGGACAGTTTGTTGACTCGCGGGGTTActccgaattgtttctaaaggcTTATCTG GTACCAATATGTGGTTTGATATGGTCTAGTCCTACTGAAAGAATTATGGAATTTTCTGCTTTTTCAATTCTTTCGTTTTGTCAAAACCATCATTTACTTCAG CTTTTTGGACGGCCACAGTGGATGACTGTCAGATGGCGTTCGCGCCAATACGTAAATAAG ATCAGAGAAGAGCTGGAGAACAGAGGCTGTATAATAAGAACTGGGTGTGAAGTGCATTCAGTTTTGAGTGATGATGAAG GTTGCACCGTATTATGCGGAGATGAGTCTCAAGAATCATTTCAAGGTTGCATACTGGCTATTCATGCACCAGATGCTTTGAGGTTGTTAGGGAGCCAAGTAACATATGATGAATTGAGAGTACTTGGTGCTTTCCAATATGTCTATAG TGATATTTTTCTTCATCATGACACAACTTTCATGCCGAAAAATCCTGCAGCATGGAGTGCATGGAATTTTCTTGGAAGTACTGACAAGAAAGTATGCTTAACATACTGGCTTAATGTGCTTCAG AATCTTGGAGAGACAAGCCTACCGTTTCTTGTAACGCTCAATCCAGATTATACTCCACGACACACTTTGTTTAAGTGGAGAACAGGCCATCCAGTACCATCTATTGCTGCAACAAAAGCTTCACTTGAGCTTGATCAGATTCAAGGGAAGAGAGGGATTTGGTTCTGTGGAGCATACCAGG GCTATGGCTTTCATGAAGATGGATTAAAG GCCGGGATGTCTGCTGCAAATGGTGTGCTGGGAAAAAGTTATTCTGTTCTGAGCAATCCAAAACAAATGGTACCCTCTCTGATGGAAACAGGGGCTCGCTCTTTTGTTACTCGATTCCTCAGTCATTTCATATCAACCGGCTGTGTGAT CTTGTTGGAGGAAGGTGGCACAATGTTTACCTTTGAGGGAACTAGCAAAAAGTGTAATCTAAAAACTGTTATTAGAGTTCACTATCCACATTTTTATTGGAAG GTTATGACAGAGGCAGATTTAGGCCTTGCAGATGCATATATCAATGGAGACTTTACTTTTGTTGATAAAAATGATGGTCTTTTAAATCTCATCATG ATTCTCATTGCCAATAGAGATTTGATTTCTTCCAACTCAAAACTGAGTAAGAAGAG GGGTTGGTGGACGCCATTGTTGTTTACAGCAGGTTTAACATCGGCAAAGTATTTCTTCAAGCATGTCTTACGACAAAATACTCTAACACAAGCTTGTAGGAACATTTCTCGTCATTACGACCTG AGTAATGACCTATATGCTCTATTCTTGGATGAAACAATGACATATTCATGTGCAGTGTTTAAG TCTGAAGATGAAGCTTTGAAGGATGCACAACAGAGAAAGATATCTCTTCTGATTGAAAAA GCAAGAATTGATGGTAACCATGAAATTCTTGAGATTGGATGTGGTTGGGGAAGCTTAGCCATTGAGGTTGTCAAACGAACCGGATGTAAATATACTGGTATTACTCTATCCAAGGAGCAACTAAAATTTGCAGAGATGAGAGTTAAGGAAGCTGGACTTCAG gataatataacatttcaacTCTGTGACTATCGACAACTACCTAGCACCTACAAGTATGACAGAATTATATCTTG TGAGATGATAGAAGCTGTTGGCCATGAATACATGGATGAATTCTTTGGTTGCTGTGAATCAGTTTTGGCAGAAGATGGACTTTTTGTTTTACAA TTCATATCAATACCGGAAGAACGCTACAATGGGTACCGACGGAGCTCGGATTTCATCAAGGAATACATCTTCCCTGGTGGATGCTTACCATCATTCACTAGGATAACATCAGCCATGAGTGCTACTTCAAGACTATG TGTGGAGCATGTTGAAAACATAGGGCTTCATTACTACCAAACACTTAGATATTGGAGAAGGAACTTCTTGGAAAATCAAAG CAAAATCATGTCATTGGGATTCAACGAGAAGTTCATCCGAACATGggaatattattttgattattgtgCAGCTGGTTTCAAGTCAAATACACTTGGAAATTACCAg GTTGTATTTTCTCGCCCTGGAAATGTTGCTGCACTTGGCAATCCATACAAAAGGCCCCCTTCAGTACCTTAA
- the LOC105800630 gene encoding protein PROTON GRADIENT REGULATION 5, chloroplastic, producing MAASTSVSVAGFKGSLGKSSFNGGEDYAMLAAKSAPNVVRIGKPVRAQPMMKNVNEGKGVFAPLVVVTRQIVGKKRFNQLRGKAIALHSQVINEFCKAIGADGKQRQGLIRLAKKNGEKLGFLA from the exons ATGGCTGCTTCTACTTCGGTTTCAGTAGCTGGGTTTAAGGGAAGTTTAGGGAAGAGTTCCTTCAATGGAGGTGAAGATTATGCCATGTTGGCGGCTAAATCGGCTCCCAACGTCGTTCGAATCGGAAAGCCAGTTCGAGCTCAGCCGATGATGAAGAACGTTAATGAAGGGAAAGGGGTGTTTGCGCCGCTTGTGGTGGTTACTCGCCAAATCGTCGGCAAAAAGAGGTTCAATCAGCTTAGAGGAAAAGCTATTGCCTTACATTCTCAG gTAATTAACGAATTTTGCAAAGCAATAGGGGCAGATGGTAAACAAAGGCAAGGATTGATTCGTTTGGCAAAGAAGAATGGTGAGAAGCTTGGATTCCTTGCCTGA
- the LOC105800629 gene encoding 60S ribosomal protein L23 — protein MSKRGRGGSAGNKFRMSLGLPVAATVNCADNTGAKNLYIISVKGIKGRLNRLPSACVGDMVMATVKKGKPDLRKKVLPAVIVRQRKPWRRKDGVYMYFEDNAGVIVNPKGEMKGSAITGPIGKECADLWPRIASAANAIV, from the exons ATGTCGAAGCGAG ggcGTGGAGGATCAGCTGGAAACAAGTTCAGGATGTCGCTGGGTTTACCAGTGGCTGCCACCGTGAACTGTGCAGATAACACCGGTGCTAAGAACCTTTATATCATTTCCGTGAAGGGAATCAAGGGTCGCCTCAACCGATTGCCATCGGCTTGTGTTGGAGACATGGTGATGGCTACTGTCAAGAAAGGAAAGCCTGATCTAAGGAAGAAGGTCTTGCCTGCCGTCATTGTGAGGCAACGTAAGCCTTGGCGCCGAAAGGACGGTGTTTACATGTACTTTGAAG ATAATGCTGGTGTCATTGTGAATCCGAAGGGAGAAATGAAAG GTTCTGCCATTACTGGTCCAATTGGGAAGGAGTGTGCTGATCTGTGGCCAAGAATTGCAAGTGCAGCAAATGCCATTGTTTAg
- the LOC105800633 gene encoding actin-related protein 2/3 complex subunit 2B has protein sequence MASFERASPALKEILLRIYNAEKPIEVDYHLYEFGSVEYHIKSSVSEPQVTYLSISTPFLSQGVFLSYGLSPFTLKMVRQISTDVLHIVEPANDGYQLTLRLDFSMLPHNKESLKIITEVSSVQAVILSSQLKEMLQNVNSWDLSQGIYKPIKLIYHPKEPFYVIRQPQKIVAVFPMRFKDNSDVIIATSFFQELMDVVSLKKWAKVPPCNWSPIPPLELRGESFEDLSTNGGFVSFDISSHHVEGKRLDKTVWSLLNFYAYVKHHVKCTRGFIQRRMRRRLDNLVEVLAKSRVEDGQIKKVQGWRKMRKMVGSKSKMIIRRWGDLGKKIKRIRFRIKIHGFARFRRRWLTVPSFSSSTAYTKLQTNGNNN, from the exons ATGGCAAGCTTTGAGAGAGCTTCACCAGCTTTGAAGGAGATACTTCTCAGAATATACAA TGCAGAAAAGCCAATAGAGGTTGATTATCACTTGTATGAATTTGGATCTGTTGAATATCATATAAAG tCTTCAGTATCTGAACCACAAGTTACCTACTTGTCGATATCGACTCCATTCCTGTCCCAAGGAGTGTTTCTTTCATATGGGTTGTCACCATTTACCCTGAAAATGGTAAGGCAAATCTCCACTGATGTTCTTCACATTGTAGAGCCTGCAAATGATGGATACCAGCTTACTCTAAGACTTGATTTTTCCATGCTCCCACATAACAAAG AATCTCTGAAGATAATCACTGAAGTTTCCTCGGTCCAAGCTGTAATACTAAGTTCACAGCTGAAAGAAATGTTGCAAAATGTGAATTCTTGGGATTTATCTCAAGGGATATATAAACCAATCAAACTTATTTATCATCCCAAAGAGCCTTTCTATGTCATCAGAcag CCTCAAAAGATAGTAGCAGTGTTTCCCATGAGATTCAAAGATAACTCAGATGTGATCATTGCAACATCCTTCTTTCAG GAGCTTATGGATGTGGTGAGTTTAAAAAAGTGGGCTAAAGTACCTCCATGCAACTGGTCTCCTATTCCACCTCTAGAACTTAGAGGAGAATCTTTTGAAGATTTGAGCACTAATGGAGGATTTGTCTCGTTTG ATATATCTTCACACCATGTTGAAGGTAAGAGACTAGACAAGACTGTGTGGAGTCTACTAAATTTCTATGCCTATGTTAAACACCATGTAAAG TGCACCAGAGGCTTTATACAAAGAAGGATGAGAAGGCGATTGGACAATTTAGTTGAG GTCCTGGCAAAGTCAAGGGTAGAAGATGGACAGATTAAAAAGGTTCAAG GGTGGAGAAAGATGAGAAAAATGGTGGgatcaaaatctaaaatgataataaGAAGATGGGGTGACCTGGGAAAGAAGATAAAGAGAATCCGTTTCCGGATTAAAATCCATGGTTTTGCCCGCTTTCGTAGACGATGGTTAACAGTGCCCAGCTTCTCTTCTTCAACGGCATACACTAAACTACAAACTAAtggtaataataattaa